The following are encoded together in the Oryzias melastigma strain HK-1 linkage group LG17, ASM292280v2, whole genome shotgun sequence genome:
- the LOC112138333 gene encoding zinc finger protein 260 isoform X2 — translation MSAGAPSAEIQQQVLHKVEVSAVQLLWNQEPSQPSPSLEEAEPPEIKEEQLELSVNPEADELEARQENGIFLVFQFKPCSEEQLEVNENRLIQNEDEMNHQHPLQGITQEIQIQLHRTDLQQHLCKDDLSTYGQFLNSEVNYDRNQEEPEPQQIKDEESEPSQIKDEEPEPSQIKDEESEPSQIKEEEPEPPQIKEEEPELPQIQGKHVESSHIAKEPNVDKRKGEIISEPHLLDLTLQPVIKLHRIDVCLLPMNKNNCCKALNQDQERRFKNLRSSPTLKLKLRKRQNEKSYHNMDVDSPSPAKTHSKSGIGEKFSLRGHDRSQISRSSSRRSRRTIDKIFKKISKNKYLCTLCEKHFSRQSLTAHQRIHSGEKPFACNICGKRFTQRGNMLFHTSVHAAEKPYCCDTCGKKYCRKENLLRHKRIHTGERPFICKTCGKSFARNECLSAHMKRHSGDKPFACKTCGRRFGIWGAMTTHMKTHTGHKPFPCKICGKKFTRKCSLLLHTKIHTGEKLFACKTCGKRFRQKSHMLGHMTTHSAQKPFSCQTCGRSFSHRTLLSRHFITHTGEKRYSCKLCGKKYKQSGNLGFHMNTHRGEKPYPCVTCGKKFTRQLNLDEHIKIHTGEKPFSCETCGRRFSRKRYLTIHLRTHTDQRSFVK, via the exons aAATTCAGCAACAAGTCCTCCACAAAGTGGAAGTCTCTGCTGTCCAGCTGCTATGGAACCAGGAACCAAGCCAACCAAGCCCTAGTCTGGAAGAAGCAGAACCTCCAgagattaaagaggagcagctggagctcAGTGTGAATCCGGAGGCAGATGAGTTGGAAGCGAGACAGGAGAATGGCATTTTCCTGGTGTTTCAGTTTAAACCCTGTTCAGAAGAACAATTGGAAGTTAATGAAAATAGATTAATCCAGAATGAGGATGAGATGAATCATCAGCATCCCCTGCAGGGTATCACCCAGGAAATACAAATACAGCTGCACAGAACCG ACCTTCAGCAACATTTGTGTAAAGATGACTTGTCTACTTATGGTCAGTTTTTAAACTCAGAGGTAAACTATGACAGAAACcaggaagaaccagaaccccAACAGATTAAAGATGAAGAATCTGAACCCTCACAGATTAAAGATGAAGAACCAGAACCCTCACAGATTAAAGATGAAGAATCCGAACCctcacagattaaagaggaggagccagaacctccacagattaaagaggaggaaccagaactcCCACAGATTCAAGGCAAACATGTGGAATCTTCACACATTGCAAAAGAGCCGAATGTGGACAAACGCAAAGGAGAAATTATTTCTGAACCCCATCTGCTGGATCTCACGTTACAGCCAGTAATAAAGCTACACAGAATAG ATGTGTGTCTACTTCCAATGAACAAGAACAACTGCTGTAAAGCTCTGAATCAAGATCAAGAAAGGAGGTTTAAAAATTTGAGATCATCGCCAAccctaaagctaaagctaaggAAGCGACAAAACGAGAAAAGCTATCACAATATGGATGTTGACAGCCCTTCACCTGCAAAGACTCACAGTAAAAGTGGAATCGGTGAGAAGTTTTCCTTGAGGGGACACGACAGAAGCCAGATATCCCGATCATCCTCTCGGAGAAGCAGGCGAACTATTGacaagattttcaaaaaaatctctaaaaacaagtatttatgtACGTTGTGTGAGAAGCACTTCAGTCGACAGAGTTTGACAGCTCACCAAAGAATTCACAGCGGCGAGAAGCCATTCGCTTGTAATATATGCGGAAAACGGTTTACACAACGTGGTAATATGTTGTTCCATACCTCAGTTCATGCAGCCGAGAAGCCCTACTGCTGTGAcacatgtggaaaaaaatattgccGAAAGGAAAATTTGTTGCGTCACAAAAGGATTCACACAGGGGAGAGGCCTTTCATCTGTAAAACATGTGGAAAAAGTTTTGCCCGAAATGAGTGTTTATCAGCTCACATGAAACGTCACTCTGGTGATAAGCCATTTGCTTGTAAAACTTGTGGAAGAAGATTTGGAATTTGGGGTGCCATGACTacacacatgaaaactcacACAGGTCACAAGCCGTTCCCATGCAAAATTTGTGGAAAGAAATTCACTCGCAAATGTTCATTATTGCtgcacacaaaaatacacacaggTGAGAAGCTCTTTGCTTGTAAAACATGCGGAAAAAGGTTCAGACAAAAAAGTCACATGCTGGGTCACATGACGACTCACTCAGCACAGAAGCCATTTTCCTGTCAAACATGTGGGAGGTCGTTTAGTCATCGCACTCTTCTTTCGCGCCACTTTATTACTCACACAGGTGAGAAGCGATATAGCTGTAAATTGTgtggtaaaaaatataaacaaagtgGGAATCTGGGATTCCATATGAACACGCACAGAGGCGAAAAGCCCTACCCCTGCGTgacatgtggaaaaaaatttACCCGACAACTTAACTTAGACGAACACATCAAAATTCACACAGGTGAAAAGCCGTTTTCTTGTGAAACATGTGGAAGGAGGTTCAGTCGTAAAAGATATTTGACTATTCACCTAAGAACTCATACAGATCAACGGTCCTTTGTAAAATGA